In Microbacterium sp. zg-Y818, the genomic window CCGCGGTGTGACGTCGGCCCACCAGGGCGACGCGGCCGGGTCGGCGACGGCCGCGACGGGCGCGAAGGACTCGGCCGGGGCGCCGGGCGTCCACCGGACGCGTTCGGAGGCGCGATCGGCCCGCACCCCCACCGGCCGCTCTGCGCCCTGCGTGAGTGCGGCACCCGCGGCCACCGCCGCGCGCCACGCGTCGGCGTCGCCCGAGAAGGCCAGCGGATGCGCGCCGGACTCGCGGCGTCCCGCCGCCAGAACGTCGGTGGTCGCGGCACTGGTCGAATCGCGTCCGCCCGGCGTCGTGCGCCGCCCCACGGCGACGACCCCGGCCCATTCGATGAGGGCCGGATAGGCCCGGGGATGTCGGGCTATCTGCTCGGCATAGTGCGGAAAGGCACCCGCGATCGACGCGAGGTCGTGAGGCGAGGTCTCGGCGTGGTGCAGTGCCGCCCAGGCATCCGCGGAGTTCCACTCTTCAGTGGGGCGCACAGTGGCGGCGGTCATCGCATTCCTCCTGGCATCCAGTGCATCATCGTCTAGCCGGGGGGCGCGATGGGGACTTCTCCCCATCGCCGGCATCGCCGGCATCGCCTCGATCGTCAGAGGTCGCGGCTGAACGCCTGCACTCCCTCGTGCGACGGCA contains:
- a CDS encoding DUF4190 domain-containing protein; translated protein: MTAATVRPTEEWNSADAWAALHHAETSPHDLASIAGAFPHYAEQIARHPRAYPALIEWAGVVAVGRRTTPGGRDSTSAATTDVLAAGRRESGAHPLAFSGDADAWRAAVAAGAALTQGAERPVGVRADRASERVRWTPGAPAESFAPVAAVADPAASPWWADVTPRAAPALPASIALVSPSAMSSSHDEPASAADAAVGPATASPAVGGDQPTGAVNGKALLGFVFAFVLAPLGIVFAHLALREIGRTGEAGRGYARAGLAIGYTVVTLIAVAAGIALSVVLSG